One segment of Anastrepha obliqua isolate idAnaObli1 chromosome 3, idAnaObli1_1.0, whole genome shotgun sequence DNA contains the following:
- the LOC129242738 gene encoding F-box/LRR-repeat protein 20-like: MCEQNRDVESTTTAARTNVSILILNDDCLLEIFKQLELAEQVRLAMICPRLRNVFEYYCQRHCKVLRKEYLIDLSTREIRRFFEMAGGYLEELINLPYTDHERNEYVIQVHKYCSNVRHIYFGMTKIKPKCLRKLLMNMKHLNSLHLQKCSLDDNAMQSVSELITLEVLKLEGEEDVTGRYLSKLKYLKELTFVECAIQDDYFVEICTSLKDLKKLTLQWCDALTEVAISALPVHCVNLEKLNISCNQTFEYNAIAQLPKLIDLELSAEVFRTQSFNLLLNALADYKGEQLECLRIFSPRLIVDEGTRSLSQFKKLKVFGCDCSKYIDVTCLRYICTLKDIEIVSLRYCRSVTNEAVLALLEDCPRLKYVNVMHCDQLTEELVYKIIDLLERKQHEKQRQCDSSPVLLMVSGTKIRHLILEDTKYLAALNGGILRLSFENPFQYPYENLYYTFNVPAVGDLKYFY; the protein is encoded by the exons ATGTGTGAGCAAAATAGAGATGTAGAGTCCACGACAACGGCAGCTCGTACGAATGTCAGTATTTTGATACTGAATGATGATTGTTTGCTTGAAATATTTAAGCAGCTGGAATTGGCTGAACAGGTTCGTTTAGCTATGATTTGCCCACGTTTGCGAAATGTATTCGAATATTACTGCCAGAGGCATTGCAAGGTATTGCGAAAAGAATATCTTATTGATTTGAGTACACGGGAAATTAGGCGATTTTTTGAAATGGCTGGCGGATATTTGGAGGAACTCATTAACCTGCCTTACACCGATCATGAGCGTAATGAATATGTTATCCAAGTACATAAATACTGTTCAAATGTTCGACACATTTACTTTGGAATGACCAAAATAAAGCCCAAGTGTTTACGCAAATTACTAATGAACATGAAACATCTTAATAGTCTTCATTTACAAAAGTGCTCGCTGGATGACAATGCAATGCAAAGTGTGTCTGAGTTGATAACTTTAGAAGTATTGAAATTAGAGGGGGAGGAAGACGTAACAG GTCGTTACTTAAGCAAGCTTAAATACCTGAAAGAACTAACGTTTGTAGAATGTGCAATACAAGATGATTACTTTGTTGAAATTTGCACATCGCTTAAAGACCTTAAAAAACTTACTCTCCAATGGTGTGATGCATTGACGGAAGTGGCTATTTCAGCACTCCCTGTGCATTGCGTCAATTTAGAAAAGCTTAATATATCTTGTAATCAAACCTTTGAATATAATGCTATAGCACAGCTGCCAAAATTGATTGACTTAGAATTGAGTGCAGAAGTGTTTAGAACAcaatcatttaatttattgttaaatgcTTTAGCTGATTATAAGGGTGAACAGCTCGAGTGTTTGCGGATATTCTCACCACGACTCATTGTTGACGAAGGAACGAGGTCTTTGTcgcagtttaaaaaattaaaagtattcgGATGTGACTGTAGCAAATACATTGATGTGACCTGTCTTAGATACATTTGCACATTAAAAGACATAGAAATCGTTAGTTTAAGATACTGCCGATCCGTTACGAATGAAGCGGTGTTGGCGTTGTTGGAAGACTGTCCAAGATTGAAGTATGTTAACGTTATGCACTGTGATCAGTTGACGGAGGAGCTAGTCTATAAGATTATAGATTTATTGGAACGAAAGCAACATGAAAAGCAACGCCAATGTGATAGTAGCCCAGTGCTTTTAATGGTTTCTGGAACGAAAATAAGGCACTTGATTTTGGAG gaTACTAAATATTTAGCTGCTTTAAACGGAGGGATATTACGGCTTAGCTTTGAGAATCCATTTCAGTACCCGTATGAAAATTTATACTATACATTTAACGTGCCGGCCGTTGGTGATCTTAAGTACTTTTACTAA
- the LOC129240915 gene encoding uracil phosphoribosyltransferase homolog: protein MAGADASITGSQNHAMNADSNSNGEANNITEPSTNAVMVCSLKPAEILEEYGSNLKLLDCNSQVAELLTIIRDKNTTRSDFKFYADRLIRLVIEESLNQLPYSDCRVETPTGATYDGLKYRAGNCGVSIIRSGEAMEQGLRDCCRSIRIGKILVESDADTHEARVVYARFPDDIASRQVLLMYPIMSTGNTVLQAVNVLKEHGVPESCIILSNLFCTPIAAKTVVGAFPRLKILTSELHPVAPNHFGQKYFGTD, encoded by the exons ATGGCTGGCGCAGATGCTTCTATTACTGGTTCTCAAAACCACGCCATGAATGCCGACAGTAATAGTAATGGGGAAGCCAATAACATAACAGAACCTAGCACAAATGCAGTAATGGTTTGTTCACTCAAGCCAGCCGAAATACTTGAGGAATATGGCTCCAACTTAAAGTTGTTGGATTGCAACTCTCAAGTAGCCGAGCTACTAACTATTATCCGAGACAA GAATACCACGCGCAGTGACTTCAAATTTTATGCGGATCGTCTCATACGATTAGTCATTGAAGAATCTCTAAACCAATTGCCATATTCTGATTGTCGCGTGGAAACACCAACGGGAGCGACATACGATGGTCTCAAGTATCGCGCTGGAAACTGTGGTGTTTCTATTATACGCTCTGGCGAAGCAATGGAGCAGGGCCTGCGCGACTGTTGCCGTTCTATAcgtattggaaaaattttagtaGAATCTGATGCGGATACGCACGAAGCGCGCGTAGTATATGCTCGATTTCCCGACGACATTGCTAGTCGGCAAGTTTTACTCATGTATCCTATAATGTCGACTGGCAATACAGTTTTgcaa GCCGTTAATGTACTTAAAGAGCACGGAGTACCTGAGAGCTGCATTATATTGTCAAATCTTTTTTGCACTCCAATTGCTGCTAAAACCGTAGTTGGTGCTTTTCCCAGACTGAAAATTCTTACCTCCGAGCTGCACCCCGTTGCTCCTAatcattttggtcaaaaatattttggtactGATTAA